GATGTCCCGGAGGAAGTTTGGTCGGGTAAGAATGTCTCTTACAACCATTTGAAGGTGTTCGGTTGCAGAGCATTTGTCCATATACCTAAGGATGAACGAGCCAAGCTAGACTCNNNNNNNNNNNNNNNNNNNNNNNNNNNNNNNNNNNNNNNNNNNNNNNNNNNNNNNNNNNNNNNNNNNNNNNNNNNNNNNNNNNNNNNNNNNNNNNNNNNNAACCAAAGCTAAGGGTTGTAAGGAATGAAGATTCTCATAAGCCTCAAGATCATGAACAAGTGATTGGAGATGAGGGCGAAGGGGATCCTATCATGGATCCGAATGGTGATGAAGGTGAAGAAGAAGTTCAAGTGGAGCCAGAGGAAGAACATGAGCCAAGAAGATCTGGAAGAGAGACAAGACCATCTGTAAGATATTATCGAGATGAGTACGTTAATCTTACAGATGAAGGGGGGTCTTAAATCTATGAGGAGGCCATAGGAGACACTCATAGAGATGAGTGGGTTGAAGCTATGCAAGAAGAAATGCAATCCTTGCATAATAATCACACTTATGAGCTGATGAAGCTACCAAAAGGAAAGAGAGCCTTGAAGAACAAATGAGTGTACAGGTTGAAGTATGAAGAGAAAAGCTCAAATCCAAGATACAAAGCTCGATTGGTTGTGAAAGGATTCAACCAAAAGAAAGGCATAGATTTTGAAGAAATATTCTCTCCAGTGGTGAAGATGTCCTCTATCCGAGTGGTTCTTGGTCTAGCAGCGGTTCTAGACTTGGAGATTGAACAACTCGATGTCAAGACGGCCTTTCTACATGGTGAATTCGAGGAGGAGATCTATATGGAGCAACCTGAAGGATTCAAGGTTCCAGGAAAAGAAGACTTGGTGTGCCGATTAAAGAAGAGTCTTTACGGTCTCAAGCAAGCCCCAAGACAATGGTATAAGAAGTTTGACTCCTTCATGGTGGATCACAACTTCAAGAAAACCAAGAACGATCATTGCGTTTTTATAAAGAGGTACGAAAGCGGCGACTTTCTCATATTATTACTCTATGTTGACGATATGTTGATTGTGGGCCAAGATCGCAACAAAATAGCCGCATTGAAGAATGACCTTTTGCGATGAAAGATCTGGGGCAAGCGAGATAGATTCTTGGAATGAAGATCGCTAGGGATAGGCCAAAGAAGCTTTTATGGTTNNNNNNNNNNNNNNNNNNNNNNNNNNNNNNNNNNNNNNNNNNNNNNNNNNNNNNNNNNNNNNNNNNNNNNNNNNNNNNNNNNNCACTCCACTTGGTGGACATTTCAAGCTAAGTTCGAAGCAAAGTCCAACAAGTGAGAAGGAGAAATAGGAAATGAAGACTACCCCATATGCATCAGCAGTGGGCAGTCGCATGTATGCTATGGTGTGCACCAGACCGGACATTGCCTATGCAGTAGGAGTTGTGAGTCGCTTTCTAGCGAATCCAGGAAAGGAGCATTGGAAAGCAGTTAAGTGGATCCTACGCTATCTACGAGGCACAACGAAGAAGTGTCTATGTTTTGGCAATGGAAAATTGGAGCCGAACGGTTACACCGATGCAGATTGGGCTGGTGATAAAGATTCAAGGAAATCAACATCAGGATTTGTGACTACCTTTGCAGGGGGAGCTGTTTCCTGGCAATCGAAATTACAAAAGTGTGTTGCCTTATCCACAACGGAAGCGGAGTACATCGCAGCAACGGAAGCATGCAAGGAGATGCTATGGATGAAGAACTTCTTGCTTGAGTTGAGAGTTTCACTCTCGCTCGAAGCACATCGACATTCGGCATCATTGGATTCGAGAAGTTCTTGAAGAGAAGCTTCTACATCTCAACAAGGTACACACCGATGAAAACTGGTCAGACTTTATGACCAAGGTATTACCGATCAAGAAGTTTGAAGATTGCTGCAAAGGCACGGGGATGGCAACGGTTTCGGGCTAAATCGGGAAGGGGGAGATTTGTTGGGTTTTCCCTCATTAGCCCAAGAATAATAACTAATCAAGTTATAACCCAAGAGCCCAAGAAGAAGAGATATGTAGAGAAAAATGGAGAAGGATGAACAAGTGTGTAGCACATCAAGAAAACAAAGAGAGAAAACATTTGTAAGAGCACATCAAGAAAACAAAGAGAGAAAACATTTGTAAGAGCACATCAAGAAAACAAAGAGAGAAAACATTTGTAAGAGCACATCAAGAAAACAAAGAGAGAAAACATTTGTAAGAGCACATCAAGAAAACAAAGAGAGAAAACATTTGTAAGAGAGAGTTCTCAAAACAAAATCTTTGTAAACCCTTTCCAAAATTATAAAGAGTCTTTTTCTTAAATCTTTTAGTTGTCTAATCTCATCTTCATCTCATCGATATTGGGTAATTTTCCCGACAGAAACATATAAGACTTTTCAAAGCGTTACGCGTGATTTGGTCTTTTATGTGAAAAAGGCAAGTCGTTGTCGTCTTCTTCTTCCTCAAACTCAGAATCGAAATGGGAAACTGTATCTCGCCTTTCACCGGAGGACTTGCTACAACGTCAGGTATTTGTTGTATATTTACTATGCATATGTAAATGTAATAGACGCTTTTGTTCAGTTCTTAGACATATCCTATAATACACCCACAGGTGTGAAAGTCTTCACCATCGCGGAGCTGAAGAAAGCGACCAAGGTTTTTGGAGATCAGGATATGATAATAGAAGAGAGCTTCGGAGGAGTAGTAAGGGGATACATTGATCCCAAGACTTTATCTCCTTCCAAGGAAGGGCTTGGCATAGCCGTCGTCGTTAAGATGTGCGTCTTGCGAAACGGATACGCTTTGAAAGAGTGGCTTGTTGTAAGTCATTCTGATTTACAAGACAGATTCATATATTTACATAACTCACCATGTTGTGTGCTAAAAACTTAGAGCTGAGATTGTAGGTTGATTTTGACTTTCTACGACTCAAATCTCATCCATGTTTAGTGAGGCTCATTGGCTACGGTTCGAATCGCGATTACTTATTCCTAGTTTTTGAATATTTTCCAAACGGAAGCTTAGAGCGTCACATCTATAGAGGTAAGGAAGTTGATGAAGTTTCTTCGTCTCTCTTTTGTTGGTTATTTTGGTTGGTAATCCGAAAAGACTTGAATTAGAA
This genomic interval from Brassica oleracea var. oleracea cultivar TO1000 chromosome C2, BOL, whole genome shotgun sequence contains the following:
- the LOC106325751 gene encoding protein kinase 2B, chloroplastic — translated: MGNCISPFTGGLATTSGVKVFTIAELKKATKVFGDQDMIIEESFGGVVRGYIDPKTLSPSKEGLGIAVVVKMCVLRNGYALKEWLVVDFDFLRLKSHPCLVRLIGYGSNRDYLFLVFEYFPNGSLERHIYRESRSKSLPWEIRLKVSIGAAQGLAFLHSRKSTGLYRGNLTASKILLDPDLKS